A single genomic interval of Mucilaginibacter boryungensis harbors:
- a CDS encoding cation diffusion facilitator family transporter has product MASSKTSIYGALIANLLIAITKFIAGAIGKSGSMISEAIHSLVDTVNEVLLLLGLHRSKKEPDALHPFGYGKELYFWSFIVSILIFGLGGGISIYQGIVHIREPEPLGDPTMSYWVLGLSILFEGISLVIAIKHFKEVRGKTPFWEAVVKSKDPSNFLVLFEDSAAVMGLVIVGICLYLNNRYQMPVLDGVASILVGLILVAVSAILARESRSLLMGEGISPETKQHICEMVQKDKSVVKVLHIMSTYQSPDEILLMLIIQFKDGLDTVEINNAIDGIRETVKARYKLMKYIIIQPDILDTNLERHPDRGAHDMGI; this is encoded by the coding sequence ATGGCATCATCTAAAACATCCATTTACGGGGCGTTAATTGCTAACCTGCTTATTGCGATAACCAAGTTTATTGCCGGGGCTATCGGCAAAAGCGGTTCCATGATATCTGAAGCGATACACTCGCTGGTTGATACCGTTAATGAAGTGCTGTTACTATTAGGGTTACACCGCTCGAAGAAAGAACCCGACGCGTTACACCCTTTTGGTTACGGTAAAGAACTTTACTTCTGGTCGTTCATTGTTTCTATACTCATATTTGGCCTGGGCGGTGGTATTTCTATTTACCAGGGCATTGTGCATATCCGCGAACCCGAACCGCTTGGCGACCCGACCATGAGTTATTGGGTGTTGGGCTTGTCTATACTATTTGAGGGTATCTCGCTGGTGATAGCAATCAAACACTTTAAAGAAGTACGCGGCAAAACCCCTTTTTGGGAAGCCGTAGTAAAAAGCAAAGACCCGTCTAATTTCCTGGTGTTATTTGAAGACAGCGCCGCTGTAATGGGATTGGTGATTGTTGGGATATGCCTGTACCTGAACAACCGTTATCAAATGCCGGTGTTAGATGGCGTCGCCTCAATTCTTGTAGGGCTGATACTTGTAGCCGTATCGGCCATATTAGCCCGCGAAAGCCGCAGCCTGTTAATGGGCGAAGGTATTTCCCCCGAAACCAAACAGCACATTTGCGAAATGGTGCAAAAGGACAAATCGGTAGTAAAAGTGCTGCACATCATGTCGACGTACCAATCCCCGGATGAAATATTGCTGATGCTGATCATTCAATTTAAAGATGGCCTGGACACCGTAGAAATTAACAATGCTATAGATGGCATTCGCGAAACTGTGAAAGCAAGGTATAAACTCATGAAATATATTATCATTCAGCCGGATATTTTGGATACCAATTTAGAGCGGCATCCTGATAGGGGCGCGCATGATATGGGGATATGA